The proteins below come from a single bacterium genomic window:
- a CDS encoding TetR/AcrR family transcriptional regulator, with translation MELVEVSGARGLSWREIARRAGVSHSAAYRHFADKEELLAAVAEQGFRSLTERMLEQMASAPDSIAKRFEATAIAYVEFAAENPAQFRVMFGRDVPDINKHAALREAQDAANGLFREGVAQVLEGTGQSDERVAVDHFALMAWSLVHGLASLIVDGRVGDVGEVALNPGEHVRSMTNLVKTLIDGMQA, from the coding sequence TTGGAGTTGGTCGAGGTCTCGGGAGCGCGGGGTTTGAGCTGGCGCGAGATTGCCCGGCGAGCCGGAGTTTCCCATTCAGCTGCATACAGGCACTTCGCAGACAAAGAGGAACTACTGGCGGCCGTTGCCGAGCAGGGGTTTCGCAGCCTGACCGAGCGGATGCTCGAGCAGATGGCGAGTGCACCCGACTCCATTGCGAAGCGCTTCGAGGCTACGGCGATCGCCTACGTAGAGTTTGCCGCCGAAAACCCCGCCCAGTTTCGAGTGATGTTCGGGCGCGATGTTCCCGACATCAACAAGCACGCCGCTCTGCGAGAGGCTCAGGATGCTGCCAATGGCCTGTTTCGCGAAGGTGTTGCGCAGGTACTCGAGGGCACCGGACAAAGCGACGAGAGAGTCGCTGTCGATCATTTCGCATTGATGGCCTGGTCTCTGGTCCACGGACTCGCGTCCTTGATCGTAGACGGTCGCGTAGGGGACGTCGGCGAGGTTGCACTGAATCCCGGTGAGCACGTGCGTTCCATGACGAACCTGGTCAAGACACTCATCGACGGGATGCAGGCCTGA
- a CDS encoding LLM class flavin-dependent oxidoreductase produces MTSNQRQDRRYWGIVAPLPAQVIAMFAQKAEAEGFEGVFAPQVLGPPFSTLAVAAAHTERLKVASGIAIAATRSPFETAMAAIDMDRISGGRFILGLGASVQAWTCALFGAPEHRPLAHLRETVAAVRHIVAGSHKEEGLAPFEGEYYKGDFSTLQPQQPPVREQIPIWLAALRGPAVRLAAEVGDGIMGHPIWSVDWAIEKIQPELAKGLARGGRKREDVELNLWFWCAPNPDEAEAIEDARTTVSFYASFEQYESFFAAHGFRDEARRAQEAARQRNVFTHPDLVSDEMVRTFVLCGKPDSIRDRIEKAWGIADSLVIIPPAYGVDPVKMMYYQAEIAKILF; encoded by the coding sequence ATGACTTCGAACCAGAGGCAAGACAGACGCTACTGGGGGATCGTGGCGCCTCTGCCCGCGCAGGTGATTGCGATGTTTGCGCAAAAGGCGGAGGCGGAGGGATTCGAGGGCGTATTTGCTCCGCAGGTCCTCGGGCCTCCGTTCTCGACCCTGGCTGTGGCGGCCGCTCACACCGAGCGGCTCAAGGTCGCCAGCGGGATTGCGATTGCGGCGACTCGCAGCCCCTTCGAGACCGCGATGGCCGCCATCGACATGGACCGCATCAGCGGAGGCCGATTCATCCTCGGATTGGGAGCAAGCGTTCAAGCCTGGACCTGCGCCCTTTTCGGCGCACCGGAACACAGACCGCTCGCACACCTGCGCGAAACCGTGGCCGCTGTGCGACACATCGTCGCTGGCTCACACAAGGAAGAGGGACTCGCGCCGTTCGAAGGCGAGTATTACAAGGGCGACTTCTCGACCTTGCAACCCCAACAACCTCCGGTTCGTGAGCAGATCCCGATCTGGCTGGCCGCCCTGCGCGGCCCGGCAGTGCGGCTCGCGGCGGAAGTCGGCGACGGAATCATGGGCCACCCGATCTGGTCGGTCGATTGGGCCATCGAGAAGATTCAGCCTGAGCTCGCCAAGGGACTCGCGCGTGGCGGACGCAAACGGGAGGATGTCGAACTCAACCTCTGGTTCTGGTGCGCACCGAATCCGGATGAAGCTGAAGCCATCGAGGACGCGCGCACGACCGTGAGCTTCTACGCTTCGTTCGAGCAATACGAATCGTTCTTCGCCGCACACGGTTTTCGGGACGAAGCCCGCCGGGCGCAAGAGGCCGCGCGTCAGCGCAACGTCTTCACACATCCCGATCTGGTTTCCGATGAGATGGTTCGCACTTTTGTGTTATGCGGAAAGCCCGATTCGATTCGCGATCGCATCGAGAAGGCCTGGGGGATCGCCGACTCGCTGGTCATCATTCCCCCGGCCTACGGCGTCGATCCCGTGAAGATGATGTACTACCAGGCGGAGATCGCGAAGATTTTGTTCTGA
- a CDS encoding thiolase family protein yields the protein MRLNAVVAGVGMTVFGKHMDRGLKSLGAEAVQAALADAGIEGNALEAAYVGNAAAGVVTGQECIRGQVILRSIGLGRLPVINVENACASSSTAFNQACAMVSAGYYDIVLALGVEKLYHEDKKVSFGAFSGAVDVESMSSIMEQLQESAKSSGAKSSSSGSGKNRSMFMDIYAQVARAHMNAYGTTVEQYAGVSAKNSFHGSLNARAQFRDALTVEEVLAQPMIAEPLTRSMCSPIGDGAAATVVMSERKARELGLSRPVRVVSSVLRSGWDHDPAAPGTGDVCSAEAYEEAGIGPEDLDVIELHDASAPSELFAYESLSLCAKGEGGKLVEEGVTRLGGRCPVNTSGGLLRKGHPVGATGIAQIVELTEQLQGCSGKRQVEGAKTALAHNGGGTIGPDAAAMCVTILKA from the coding sequence ATGCGTCTCAACGCAGTCGTCGCCGGTGTCGGCATGACGGTATTCGGAAAGCACATGGATCGAGGACTCAAATCCCTCGGCGCCGAAGCAGTTCAGGCCGCGTTGGCCGATGCCGGAATAGAGGGGAATGCGCTCGAAGCCGCATACGTCGGCAACGCAGCAGCTGGCGTGGTGACGGGCCAGGAGTGTATTCGAGGTCAGGTGATCCTGCGCTCGATCGGCCTGGGACGTCTGCCGGTGATCAATGTCGAGAACGCCTGTGCCAGTTCCTCGACGGCCTTCAACCAGGCCTGTGCCATGGTCTCGGCGGGCTACTACGACATCGTGCTCGCTCTCGGCGTCGAGAAGCTCTACCACGAAGACAAGAAGGTCTCCTTCGGCGCCTTCAGCGGGGCGGTCGACGTTGAGTCGATGTCGAGCATCATGGAGCAGCTGCAGGAGAGCGCGAAGTCCTCGGGTGCGAAGTCCTCGTCTTCGGGCTCGGGCAAGAACCGCTCGATGTTCATGGACATCTACGCTCAGGTGGCCCGTGCTCATATGAATGCGTACGGCACGACGGTGGAGCAGTATGCGGGCGTGTCGGCCAAGAACTCATTCCACGGCAGCCTGAATGCACGCGCGCAATTTCGCGACGCGCTCACAGTCGAAGAGGTACTCGCACAACCCATGATCGCGGAGCCATTGACGCGTTCCATGTGCTCGCCGATCGGCGATGGGGCAGCAGCCACGGTCGTGATGAGCGAGCGCAAGGCGCGCGAACTCGGCCTGAGTCGCCCAGTGCGAGTCGTTTCCAGTGTGCTTCGCTCGGGCTGGGACCACGATCCCGCCGCGCCGGGAACCGGCGATGTCTGCTCGGCCGAGGCCTATGAAGAGGCGGGTATCGGACCCGAGGACCTCGACGTGATCGAGCTTCACGATGCCTCGGCGCCTTCGGAACTGTTCGCCTACGAGTCACTTTCACTGTGCGCCAAGGGCGAGGGCGGAAAGCTGGTCGAGGAGGGCGTGACTCGACTGGGAGGACGCTGCCCGGTCAATACCAGCGGCGGTCTTCTGCGCAAGGGACATCCCGTGGGCGCCACCGGCATTGCGCAGATCGTGGAACTGACCGAGCAGTTGCAGGGATGCTCCGGCAAGCGGCAAGTAGAGGGAGCGAAGACCGCACTGGCCCACAACGGCGGAGGCACAATCGGTCCCGACGCAGCCGCGATGTGTGTGACGATTCTCAAAGCTTAG
- a CDS encoding AMP-binding protein produces the protein MRERMDWILADMIEARAEQKPDFDVLTFEHLSLDGGATPDEIRTYADLHRNGNRIAAALIAYGMERGDRFGLMMRNHPEYVETMIAASISGCVFVPIDPRTRGEKLAYMLQNAGCRGVVCADYCLAEVARARKEVPDIHWVLGLETGEGQDAIPLESEDAVDSMREALARPTDGLEPRLEGANDPLQIIYTSGTTGDPKGLVFPNVRFGGSSMLGTIFGYQPDERPYTGLSLTHGNAQAVTLAPSLGMGLRAVFSRRFTKSKLFDVCRAHGATAFSQLGGIATAIYSEPERPDDADNPVRLLVSAGMPRAIWAAFEKRFGLEIYEWYGAVEGGFCFKPIGQGPVGSFGMPGPNLDLKILDENDVECPPGVTGEICSRPVDSNEKAEVEYYDNPKASAEKTRGGWLRSGDMGHRDADGWHFFDYRKGGGLRHNGDFVNPGFVEKVIAEHPQVSDVFVYGVVAASGAPGEKDVVAAIVLEEGAKFSPSSVFEACRAGLESNFVPTYLQLIDEIPKTASEKPQERFLLEAFNTHPEALFTEERG, from the coding sequence ATGCGCGAGCGCATGGATTGGATTCTGGCGGACATGATCGAAGCTCGGGCGGAGCAGAAACCGGATTTCGACGTACTGACCTTCGAACATCTGAGCCTCGACGGCGGGGCGACACCGGACGAGATCCGGACCTACGCCGACCTCCATCGCAACGGCAACCGAATCGCCGCTGCGCTCATCGCTTACGGAATGGAGCGTGGCGATCGCTTCGGTCTGATGATGCGCAACCATCCCGAGTATGTAGAGACCATGATCGCGGCGTCGATCTCGGGTTGCGTATTCGTGCCCATCGATCCGCGCACCCGCGGCGAAAAACTGGCCTATATGCTGCAGAACGCGGGCTGTCGGGGTGTGGTCTGTGCCGACTACTGCCTTGCAGAAGTCGCGCGCGCGCGCAAAGAGGTACCCGATATCCATTGGGTGCTAGGTCTGGAGACAGGTGAGGGACAGGACGCGATACCACTCGAGAGTGAAGACGCCGTCGATTCGATGCGCGAAGCGCTCGCCAGGCCCACCGACGGGCTGGAACCGCGTCTCGAGGGCGCAAATGATCCACTGCAGATCATCTACACCTCGGGAACGACCGGTGATCCGAAGGGTCTCGTCTTTCCAAATGTCCGCTTCGGTGGATCGTCGATGTTGGGAACGATTTTCGGTTACCAGCCGGACGAGCGACCTTACACCGGACTTTCGTTGACCCACGGAAACGCACAAGCCGTGACCCTCGCCCCTTCGCTAGGCATGGGACTGCGCGCGGTATTCAGCCGGCGCTTCACCAAATCGAAGCTCTTCGATGTGTGCCGCGCGCACGGCGCGACTGCGTTTTCCCAACTGGGTGGCATCGCGACTGCAATCTACAGTGAGCCAGAGCGTCCGGATGACGCAGACAACCCCGTGCGCTTGCTGGTCAGCGCGGGTATGCCCAGGGCGATCTGGGCGGCTTTCGAAAAGCGCTTCGGACTCGAAATCTACGAGTGGTACGGTGCCGTCGAGGGGGGCTTCTGTTTCAAACCCATCGGCCAGGGTCCGGTCGGCTCGTTCGGAATGCCCGGCCCCAATCTCGATTTGAAAATCCTCGACGAAAACGACGTCGAGTGTCCGCCCGGCGTGACGGGCGAGATCTGCTCGCGCCCTGTGGACAGCAACGAAAAGGCCGAAGTCGAGTACTACGACAACCCCAAGGCCTCGGCAGAAAAGACACGTGGCGGCTGGCTTCGAAGTGGCGATATGGGACACCGCGACGCAGACGGCTGGCATTTCTTCGACTATCGCAAGGGCGGTGGACTGCGTCACAACGGCGACTTCGTCAATCCCGGCTTTGTCGAGAAGGTGATCGCCGAACACCCCCAGGTCAGTGACGTCTTCGTCTATGGAGTCGTGGCGGCCTCGGGCGCACCGGGAGAGAAGGACGTTGTCGCCGCCATCGTCCTCGAAGAAGGTGCAAAGTTCTCACCGTCTTCGGTCTTTGAGGCTTGTCGTGCCGGTCTCGAGTCCAATTTCGTTCCCACCTATCTGCAGTTGATCGACGAGATCCCGAAGACGGCCTCCGAAAAACCCCAGGAGCGATTCCTGCTCGAAGCATTCAACACCCATCCCGAAGCCCTGTTTACCGAAGAGCGGGGTTGA